From Desulfonatronum thiodismutans, a single genomic window includes:
- a CDS encoding efflux RND transporter permease subunit: protein MHITQQSVSRPIFTIMVVLIVVILGGVSLSRLPIDLMPELTYPTLTVVTSYENASPEEMEELVTRLVEEAVAAVPGVEEITSVSSEGRSSVRVSFSWGTNLDAASNDIRDRLDRIAGRLPDAADRPQLFKFDAAQFPILILGASSRLDPVEMRLVIDNQVKQRIERIPGVAALDIWGGLEREIQVNVDPDRVRALGLSLDQIVQAVREANINVPAGTIDQGRFEVTLRTPGEFTSLEEIRSTVVAIRDGAPIYLGQLAEVADGHQRQTRIIRINGEPGVRLAVRKQAGTNTVQVAQTVLRELERINADFPQVQITSIIDTSKYIQQSITNVGRSILFGGTLAVLVLLFFLRNIRSTLVIATGIPISIIATFTLIYFGGFTLNLMTLGGLALGVGMMVDNAIVVLENIYRLRERGGESKAVAVQGTSQVAAAVTASTITTLVIFLPMVFLEGVAGVMFRQLAYVVAFALICSLLVALTVVPMLSARLLQPTAGTASPITGVRGRMYALSGRMFKELEDAYLDLLQWVLRHRMITLGLTIAVFIGALALIPHLGSEFMPSTDEGEVRVNIEMEVGTRLEVVDAQVRRIEEIVRDLVPEAENMVVNVGASGWRGGGGSRAEIRMALVPAAERTRSSEQIAAALRPALSGIPGTVVRTRAGQGLFILRMGAGDGDSMVVEVRGWELDRLDALASEVASRMEIVTGITDVRLSREAGVRQELFRIDRTRAADLGLSATKIARTLETAIAGSRAANYREGGYEYRILVKLAEAERMGIEDILDMTLLNAAGEQVMLRNVVTVESGRGPIQIDRKDQQRITSVSAAISGRDLGAVAADVREVLRDIPVPRDYEIVFAGDYEEQQEAFGELTLALILALILVYMVMACLYESLRDPLVVMFAVPLAAIGVVLMLLLSGTTLNVQSFIGCIMLGGIVVNNAILIVDQSSNLRKNKGFSPMDAVQEAGRRRLRPILMTTLTTALALTPLALGWGEGAEAQAPMARVVIGGLASSSLITLVVIPVMYTLFYGARRQEEGPGLPRAVVEAESR, encoded by the coding sequence ATGCACATCACCCAACAAAGCGTCTCCCGCCCTATTTTCACCATCATGGTCGTCCTGATCGTGGTGATTCTGGGCGGGGTGTCCCTGTCCCGGCTACCCATCGATCTGATGCCGGAATTGACCTATCCCACCTTAACCGTGGTGACGTCTTACGAGAACGCCAGTCCCGAAGAAATGGAAGAGCTGGTCACCCGGCTGGTGGAGGAAGCCGTGGCCGCGGTTCCGGGAGTGGAAGAAATAACCTCGGTCTCTTCCGAGGGCCGAAGCTCCGTGCGGGTGTCCTTTTCTTGGGGCACGAATCTGGACGCGGCGTCCAACGACATTCGCGATCGGCTGGATCGGATCGCCGGTCGGCTTCCCGACGCAGCTGATCGTCCGCAATTGTTCAAGTTCGACGCGGCCCAGTTTCCGATTCTGATCCTTGGAGCATCCAGCCGACTGGACCCAGTGGAAATGCGTCTGGTGATCGACAACCAGGTCAAACAGCGCATCGAACGGATTCCCGGCGTGGCCGCCCTGGACATTTGGGGAGGGCTGGAGCGGGAAATCCAGGTCAACGTCGATCCGGACCGCGTCCGCGCCCTGGGGCTCTCCCTGGATCAGATCGTCCAGGCCGTGCGCGAAGCCAATATCAACGTCCCCGCCGGGACCATCGACCAGGGCCGATTCGAGGTCACCCTGCGTACTCCCGGAGAATTCACCAGCCTGGAGGAAATTCGCTCCACCGTGGTCGCCATCCGGGACGGGGCACCCATCTATCTTGGTCAATTGGCCGAGGTCGCGGACGGGCACCAGCGCCAGACCAGAATCATCCGCATCAACGGCGAACCCGGAGTCCGCTTGGCCGTGCGCAAGCAGGCCGGGACGAACACCGTGCAGGTGGCCCAGACCGTGCTTCGGGAGTTGGAACGGATCAACGCGGACTTTCCCCAGGTCCAAATAACCTCGATTATCGACACCTCCAAGTACATCCAGCAGTCCATCACGAATGTCGGCCGGTCCATTCTGTTCGGCGGGACCCTGGCCGTGCTGGTCCTGCTCTTTTTTCTGCGTAATATTCGCAGCACTTTGGTCATCGCCACGGGCATCCCCATCTCCATCATCGCCACCTTTACCCTGATCTACTTCGGCGGATTCACCCTGAACTTGATGACCCTGGGCGGATTGGCCCTGGGGGTTGGGATGATGGTGGACAACGCCATCGTGGTCCTGGAAAATATTTACCGTCTTCGTGAACGGGGCGGCGAAAGTAAGGCCGTTGCTGTTCAGGGGACCAGTCAAGTGGCCGCGGCGGTGACGGCCAGCACCATTACGACGCTGGTGATCTTTCTGCCCATGGTCTTCCTGGAAGGTGTCGCCGGGGTGATGTTCCGTCAGTTGGCCTATGTAGTGGCCTTTGCTTTGATCTGTTCATTGCTGGTGGCCCTGACCGTGGTCCCCATGCTTTCCGCGCGGTTGCTGCAACCCACTGCCGGGACCGCCTCCCCCATCACGGGCGTACGGGGGCGGATGTACGCTCTCAGTGGACGGATGTTTAAAGAACTGGAGGACGCCTACCTGGATTTGCTGCAATGGGTTTTACGTCACCGGATGATCACTCTGGGACTGACCATTGCCGTGTTCATTGGCGCGTTGGCCCTGATCCCGCATCTTGGTTCCGAGTTCATGCCCAGCACGGATGAGGGTGAAGTGCGGGTCAATATTGAAATGGAGGTGGGCACCCGCCTGGAAGTGGTGGACGCCCAGGTCCGAAGGATTGAGGAAATCGTCCGGGATCTGGTGCCCGAGGCCGAAAACATGGTCGTCAATGTTGGCGCCTCGGGCTGGCGGGGGGGAGGCGGGTCCCGGGCTGAAATCCGCATGGCCCTGGTCCCGGCGGCCGAGCGGACCCGAAGCAGCGAGCAGATCGCCGCGGCCCTGCGTCCGGCCTTGAGCGGGATCCCCGGAACCGTGGTCCGCACCCGGGCCGGCCAGGGTTTGTTCATTCTGCGCATGGGCGCTGGGGACGGGGACAGCATGGTCGTGGAGGTGCGCGGCTGGGAGCTGGATCGCCTGGACGCCTTGGCCTCCGAAGTCGCTTCCCGCATGGAGATCGTCACGGGAATCACCGACGTCCGGCTCAGCCGCGAGGCCGGGGTGCGCCAGGAGCTCTTCCGCATCGACCGCACCCGGGCCGCGGACCTGGGCCTGTCCGCCACCAAGATCGCCCGAACCCTGGAAACCGCAATCGCCGGGAGCCGGGCCGCGAACTATCGGGAAGGCGGCTATGAATACCGCATTTTGGTCAAGCTGGCCGAGGCCGAGCGGATGGGTATCGAGGACATCCTGGACATGACCCTGCTCAACGCCGCCGGAGAGCAGGTCATGTTGCGCAACGTCGTGACCGTGGAGAGCGGGCGCGGCCCGATCCAGATCGACCGCAAGGACCAGCAACGAATCACCTCGGTCTCCGCGGCCATCAGTGGACGGGACCTGGGGGCCGTTGCCGCGGACGTGCGCGAGGTGTTGCGGGATATCCCCGTCCCCCGGGACTATGAAATCGTCTTTGCCGGAGATTACGAGGAGCAGCAGGAAGCTTTCGGAGAACTGACCCTGGCCCTGATCCTGGCCCTGATCCTGGTGTACATGGTCATGGCCTGCCTTTACGAATCCCTGCGCGACCCGCTGGTGGTTATGTTCGCCGTGCCCCTGGCCGCTATCGGCGTGGTCCTGATGCTGCTGCTCTCCGGGACCACCCTGAACGTGCAGAGCTTTATCGGCTGCATCATGCTCGGCGGGATCGTGGTCAACAACGCCATCCTCATCGTGGATCAATCCTCGAACCTGCGCAAAAACAAGGGATTCTCACCCATGGACGCCGTCCAGGAAGCCGGACGACGCCGACTGCGCCCGATCCTGATGACCACCCTGACCACGGCCCTGGCCCTGACCCCCCTGGCCCTGGGCTGGGGCGAAGGCGCCGAAGCCCAGGCCCCCATGGCCCGCGTGGTCATCGGCGGCCTGGCTAGCTCCTCCTTGATCACTTTGGTGGTGATTCCGGTGATGTATACGTTGTTTTACGGGGCGAGGAGGCAAGAAGAAGGACCGGGCTTGCCCCGGGCGGTCGTCGAGGCGGAATCGCGGTAA
- a CDS encoding efflux RND transporter periplasmic adaptor subunit — protein sequence MSQRPRRVVLPLVLLILLAGLGWMTYQVLQPDPQQPGTGRPAGSPSVAVHAAPVEVGVVRDIRTFSGTLTPRAQFDVAPKISGRVEKLFVDVGDPVRRGQLVAQLEDAEFVQQMEQTRAELAVARANLEEARSELDIAEKEFVRIESLRGQMVASQAELDLSQSRYLAQQSRLRVAEAQVEQRQAALRAAEVRLSYARIEAAWPENGEQNLRIVGERFVDEGTTLSANSPMLSVLDISAVRAIFHVTERDYARIRVGQQAFVTVDALPDHSFEGHVARIAPIFREASRQARVELELPNPEGLMKPGMFVRARLELSRAENAVLVPSAALVRRDGRQGVFVIQEDDTARLIAVRVGISEEGMSQILEPEDLSGDVVTLGQHLLEDGSTVRIVTDN from the coding sequence ATGTCTCAACGTCCGCGGCGGGTGGTTTTGCCGCTTGTTTTGCTGATCCTTCTCGCCGGTTTGGGCTGGATGACTTACCAGGTGCTGCAACCCGATCCCCAACAACCGGGAACCGGAAGGCCCGCCGGAAGTCCGTCAGTCGCTGTCCATGCCGCGCCCGTGGAGGTTGGAGTTGTCCGTGATATCCGAACCTTTTCCGGCACCTTGACGCCCCGTGCGCAATTCGACGTCGCTCCGAAGATTTCAGGTCGAGTGGAAAAATTGTTCGTGGACGTGGGCGACCCGGTTCGGCGCGGCCAGCTTGTCGCTCAATTGGAGGACGCGGAATTCGTCCAACAGATGGAACAGACCCGGGCAGAGTTGGCCGTGGCCCGTGCCAACCTGGAGGAGGCCCGCAGCGAACTGGACATTGCGGAAAAGGAGTTTGTCCGGATCGAGTCTCTCCGGGGACAAATGGTCGCTTCCCAAGCCGAGTTGGATCTTTCTCAGTCCCGATATCTCGCTCAGCAGTCCCGATTGCGCGTGGCCGAGGCTCAGGTCGAACAACGCCAAGCCGCGTTGCGGGCCGCCGAAGTCCGGTTGAGTTACGCCCGGATAGAGGCCGCCTGGCCTGAGAACGGCGAGCAGAACCTTCGGATCGTGGGAGAGCGATTCGTGGATGAAGGAACGACATTGTCCGCAAATTCTCCCATGCTCAGCGTTCTGGACATCAGCGCGGTGCGGGCGATTTTTCATGTCACGGAACGGGACTATGCCCGGATTCGGGTCGGACAACAGGCCTTTGTGACCGTGGACGCCTTGCCCGATCATTCCTTCGAGGGGCATGTCGCCCGGATCGCCCCCATTTTTCGGGAGGCTTCCCGGCAAGCCCGTGTCGAACTGGAACTGCCCAACCCCGAAGGACTGATGAAGCCGGGCATGTTCGTTCGGGCGCGGTTGGAGTTGTCCCGAGCTGAGAACGCCGTGTTGGTCCCTTCCGCGGCCTTGGTCCGGCGCGACGGGCGTCAGGGCGTCTTCGTGATCCAGGAAGACGACACGGCCCGGTTGATTGCCGTGCGGGTCGGCATTTCCGAGGAAGGCATGTCCCAGATCCTGGAACCCGAGGACCTCTCTGGCGATGTGGTCACTCTGGGGCAGCATCTCCTGGAAGACGGCTCCACGGTGCGCATCGTCACCGACAACTAA
- a CDS encoding tetratricopeptide repeat protein — MSKQKTSKTSSSKSSASSSSGSKLTKAELEAIALEFREELKKVTEGQKSFQDSNGKELEALKTGLGRLEQSLADFGSRWNINEKQLQTVGEMAALAQQRLDKELAAQGDRPWEKTGEKLQSVLEANAQKIDALEKGLRKDIVDLKKTIQEAAQRVTDLESRMAEHAANLPADREQDIIDLGSRLDGRLNALENALRENTATGEERLAALEKERIAMTEKLEEMREAVLIPTPAPKASSAPVEKSSSPAMVVAQPEKAVQDWLHQARLLWNGQRYTNPQAAADYLTRALEIAPENPELLNERGLALADAGFPDKAVADFSKAILQDASLASSFHNRGLLYMKMDKRDLACRDFRSAAALGDSRALRMAQETGYCGGSVFKKLFRGVID, encoded by the coding sequence GTGTCGAAGCAGAAAACAAGTAAAACCAGCTCCAGTAAATCCAGCGCAAGTTCCAGTTCCGGTTCAAAGCTGACCAAGGCTGAACTTGAAGCCATCGCTCTCGAATTTCGCGAGGAGTTGAAAAAGGTCACCGAAGGGCAGAAATCTTTTCAGGACTCCAACGGGAAGGAACTCGAAGCCTTGAAGACGGGACTGGGGCGCTTGGAGCAAAGCCTCGCGGATTTCGGCTCCCGGTGGAACATCAACGAGAAACAGCTTCAGACCGTCGGAGAGATGGCCGCGTTGGCCCAACAGCGTCTGGACAAGGAACTCGCGGCACAGGGAGATCGTCCTTGGGAGAAGACCGGCGAGAAGCTGCAAAGTGTTCTGGAAGCGAACGCTCAGAAAATTGATGCTCTGGAAAAAGGCTTACGAAAGGATATCGTCGACTTGAAGAAGACGATTCAGGAAGCCGCGCAACGGGTGACCGACCTGGAAAGCCGGATGGCCGAGCACGCCGCCAATCTCCCCGCGGATCGGGAGCAGGACATCATTGATCTGGGTAGTCGTTTGGATGGTCGCCTGAATGCTCTGGAAAACGCCCTGCGAGAGAACACCGCGACCGGGGAAGAGCGCTTGGCCGCCTTGGAAAAGGAACGCATCGCCATGACCGAAAAGCTTGAAGAGATGCGGGAAGCCGTTCTCATCCCGACTCCGGCGCCGAAAGCTTCCTCCGCACCCGTCGAGAAGTCCTCATCTCCCGCCATGGTCGTGGCCCAACCTGAAAAAGCCGTTCAAGACTGGCTGCATCAAGCCCGTCTGTTGTGGAACGGTCAGCGGTACACCAATCCCCAGGCGGCCGCGGACTACCTGACCCGGGCACTGGAGATCGCTCCGGAGAATCCCGAACTGCTCAATGAACGCGGCTTGGCTCTGGCCGATGCAGGTTTTCCAGATAAAGCCGTGGCGGACTTCTCCAAGGCCATCCTCCAGGATGCAAGTCTGGCCTCATCGTTCCACAATCGCGGCCTGCTGTACATGAAGATGGACAAGCGCGACCTAGCCTGCCGGGATTTTCGTTCCGCCGCGGCCCTGGGAGATTCCCGTGCCCTGCGCATGGCCCAAGAAACCGGATACTGCGGTGGTTCCGTCTTCAAAAAGCTGTTTCGCGGCGTGATTGATTAA